One region of Pongo pygmaeus isolate AG05252 chromosome 21, NHGRI_mPonPyg2-v2.0_pri, whole genome shotgun sequence genomic DNA includes:
- the ZNF343 gene encoding zinc finger protein 343 isoform X6: MTTLTENFHSSAEPKPEIYTCSSCLLAFSCQQFLSQHVLQIFLGLCAENHFHPGNSSPGHWKQQGQQYSHLSCWYENAEGQERGGGSKPWSARTEERETSRAFPSPLQRQSASPRKGNMVVEIEPSSAQRPNPVQLDKGLKELETLRFGAINCRECEPDHNLESNFITNPRTLLGKKPYICSDCGRSFKDRSALIRHHRIHSMEKPYVCSECGRGFSQKSNLSRHQRTHSEEKPYLCRECGQSFRSKSILNRHQWTHSEEKPYVCSECERGFSEKSSFIRHQRTHSGEKPYVCLECGRGFCDKSTLRKHQRIHSGEKPYVCKECGRGFSQNSDLIKHQRTHLDEKPYVCGECGRGFCDKSTLIIHERTHSGEKPYVCGECGRGFSRKSLLPVHQRTHSGEKHYVCRECRRGFSQKSNLIRHQRTHSNEKPFICRECGRGFCDKSTLIVHERTHSGEKPYVCSECGRGFSRKSLLPVHQRTHSGEKHYVCRECGRGFSHKSNLIRHQRTH; encoded by the coding sequence ATGACTACTCTAACTGAAAACTTTCATTCTTCAGCAGAACCAAAGCCAGAAATCTACACTTGTTCCTCCTGCCTTCTGGCCTTCTCCTGTCAGCAGTTCCTCAGTCAACATGTACTTCAGATCTTCCTGGGCTTATGTGCAGAAAATCACTTCCATCCAGGGAATTCTAGCCCAGGGCATTGGAAACAGCAGGGGCAGCAGTATTCCCATCTAAGCTGTTGGTATGAAAATGCAGAAGGTCAGGAGAGAGGAGGTGGCTCCAAACCCTGGTCTGCaaggacagaggagagagaaaccTCAAGGGCATTCCCCAGCCCACTCCAAAGACAGTCAGCAAGTCCTAGAAAAGGCAACATGGTAGTAGAAATAGAGCCCAGCTCAGCCCAAAGACCAAACCCTGTGCAGCTAGACAAAGGCTTGAAGGAATTAGAAACCTTGAGATTTGGAGCAATCAACTGTAGAGAGTGTGAACCGGACCATAACCTGGAATCAAACTTTATTACAAACCCGAGGACCCTCTTAGGGAAGAAGCCCTACATTTGCAGTGACTGTGGGCGAAGCTTTAAAGATAGAtcagccctcatcagacaccatcGTATACACTCGATGGAGAAGCCTTATGTGTGCAGTGAGTGCGGGCGAGGTTTTAGCCAGAAGTCCAACCTCAGCAGACACCAGAGAACACATTCAGAAGAGAAGCCTTATTTGTGCAGGGAGTGTGGGCAAAGCTTTAGAAGTAAGTCCATCCTCAATAGACATCAGTGGACTCACTCAGAGGAGAAGCCCTATGTTTGCAGCGAGTGTGAGCGAGGCTTTAGCGAGAAGTCATCCTTCATCAGACACCAGAGGACACACTCCGGTGAGAAACCCTATGTGTGCCTGGAGTGTGGACGAGGCTTTTGTGATAAGTCAACCCTCAGAAAACACCAGAGGATACACTCAGGGGAGAAGCCTTATGTTTGCAAGGAGTGTGGGCGAGGCTTTAGCCAGAACTCAGATCTCATCAAACACCAGAGGACACACTTGGATGAGAAGCCTTATGTTTGCGGGGAGTGTGGGCGAGGCTTTTGTGACAAGTCAACCCTCATCATACACGAGCGGACGCACTCTGGAGAGAAGCCTTATGTGTGTGGTGAGTGTGGCCGAGGCTTTAGTCGGAAATCACTCCTCCCCGTCCACCAGAGGACACACTCAGGGGAGAAGCATTATGTCTGCAGGGAGTGTAGGCGAGGTTTTAGCCAGAAGTCAAATCTCATCAGACACCAGAGGACACACTCAAATGAGAAGCCTTTTATTTGCAGGGAATGTGGGCGAGGCTTTTGTGACAAGTCAACCCTCATTGTACATGAGAGGACACACTCAGGAGAGAAGCCTTACGTGTGCAGTGAGTGTGGCCGAGGCTTTAGCCGGAAATCACTCCTCCCTGTCCACCAGAGGACACACTCAGGGGAGAAGCATTATGTTTGTAGGGAGTGTGGGCGAGGCTTCAGTCATAAGTCAAATCTCATCAGACACCAGAGGACACACTGA
- the ZNF343 gene encoding zinc finger protein 343 isoform X5, with protein sequence MLENYRNLLSLAEPKPEIYTCSSCLLAFSCQQFLSQHVLQIFLGLCAENHFHPGNSSPGHWKQQGQQYSHLSCWYENAEGQERGGGSKPWSARTEERETSRAFPSPLQRQSASPRKGNMVVEIEPSSAQRPNPVQLDKGLKELETLRFGAINCRECEPDHNLESNFITNPRTLLGKKPYICSDCGRSFKDRSALIRHHRIHSMEKPYVCSECGRGFSQKSNLSRHQRTHSEEKPYLCRECGQSFRSKSILNRHQWTHSEEKPYVCSECERGFSEKSSFIRHQRTHSGEKPYVCLECGRGFCDKSTLRKHQRIHSGEKPYVCKECGRGFSQNSDLIKHQRTHLDEKPYVCGECGRGFCDKSTLIIHERTHSGEKPYVCGECGRGFSRKSLLPVHQRTHSGEKHYVCRECRRGFSQKSNLIRHQRTHSNEKPFICRECGRGFCDKSTLIVHERTHSGEKPYVCSECGRGFSRKSLLPVHQRTHSGEKHYVCRECGRGFSHKSNLIRHQRTH encoded by the coding sequence CAGAACCAAAGCCAGAAATCTACACTTGTTCCTCCTGCCTTCTGGCCTTCTCCTGTCAGCAGTTCCTCAGTCAACATGTACTTCAGATCTTCCTGGGCTTATGTGCAGAAAATCACTTCCATCCAGGGAATTCTAGCCCAGGGCATTGGAAACAGCAGGGGCAGCAGTATTCCCATCTAAGCTGTTGGTATGAAAATGCAGAAGGTCAGGAGAGAGGAGGTGGCTCCAAACCCTGGTCTGCaaggacagaggagagagaaaccTCAAGGGCATTCCCCAGCCCACTCCAAAGACAGTCAGCAAGTCCTAGAAAAGGCAACATGGTAGTAGAAATAGAGCCCAGCTCAGCCCAAAGACCAAACCCTGTGCAGCTAGACAAAGGCTTGAAGGAATTAGAAACCTTGAGATTTGGAGCAATCAACTGTAGAGAGTGTGAACCGGACCATAACCTGGAATCAAACTTTATTACAAACCCGAGGACCCTCTTAGGGAAGAAGCCCTACATTTGCAGTGACTGTGGGCGAAGCTTTAAAGATAGAtcagccctcatcagacaccatcGTATACACTCGATGGAGAAGCCTTATGTGTGCAGTGAGTGCGGGCGAGGTTTTAGCCAGAAGTCCAACCTCAGCAGACACCAGAGAACACATTCAGAAGAGAAGCCTTATTTGTGCAGGGAGTGTGGGCAAAGCTTTAGAAGTAAGTCCATCCTCAATAGACATCAGTGGACTCACTCAGAGGAGAAGCCCTATGTTTGCAGCGAGTGTGAGCGAGGCTTTAGCGAGAAGTCATCCTTCATCAGACACCAGAGGACACACTCCGGTGAGAAACCCTATGTGTGCCTGGAGTGTGGACGAGGCTTTTGTGATAAGTCAACCCTCAGAAAACACCAGAGGATACACTCAGGGGAGAAGCCTTATGTTTGCAAGGAGTGTGGGCGAGGCTTTAGCCAGAACTCAGATCTCATCAAACACCAGAGGACACACTTGGATGAGAAGCCTTATGTTTGCGGGGAGTGTGGGCGAGGCTTTTGTGACAAGTCAACCCTCATCATACACGAGCGGACGCACTCTGGAGAGAAGCCTTATGTGTGTGGTGAGTGTGGCCGAGGCTTTAGTCGGAAATCACTCCTCCCCGTCCACCAGAGGACACACTCAGGGGAGAAGCATTATGTCTGCAGGGAGTGTAGGCGAGGTTTTAGCCAGAAGTCAAATCTCATCAGACACCAGAGGACACACTCAAATGAGAAGCCTTTTATTTGCAGGGAATGTGGGCGAGGCTTTTGTGACAAGTCAACCCTCATTGTACATGAGAGGACACACTCAGGAGAGAAGCCTTACGTGTGCAGTGAGTGTGGCCGAGGCTTTAGCCGGAAATCACTCCTCCCTGTCCACCAGAGGACACACTCAGGGGAGAAGCATTATGTTTGTAGGGAGTGTGGGCGAGGCTTCAGTCATAAGTCAAATCTCATCAGACACCAGAGGACACACTGA